GGAATCCCGGGATCTCCTCGTTTCGATGATGATCGAGGATGTTGATAAAGGAAGTGCGGAAGTCGTTCCCAAAGTGAAAAAAGTATTCGAGCAGTCCTCTTAGAAGCAGTTACGTCCGCATGTGGTTATCCATATGCGGGCTTTTTTGCGGAACATATTAAAAAAGGGGGGAAAGACGTTGAAAGTGCGTCTGACCGATTATCAGAAAGAGTGGCAAACAAGATTTGAGGCAGAGGCCCGGCTGTTAACGCGGATATTCGGTAAAGAGATCATCTCCATCGAGCATTTCGGGAGTACCGCCGTTCCTGGCATGAAAGCTAAACCGGTCATCGATATGATGGGGCTTGTACGCAGGATAGAAACGGTCGATGGCTATGCATCGTTGTTGGAAGCAGAGGGATATGAAGCAGCAGGGGAATGGGGGATTGAAGGAAGAAGGCTGTTCCGGAAGGGCGGCGATCAGCGAACCCATCACCTTCATTTCTACCAGCAGGATAATTCCCAGATTGACAGACATTTAATTCTAAGAGATTACCTGCTTCAACACCCGGAGGAAGTGGAGGCGTACAGCCGGTTCAAGGAAAAACTGGCTGCCATTCATGAAAGCACGAGCGGATACAGTCCCGCAAAAAAGAATTACGTTGCGCAATTGGAAAGAAGGGCGCTTGCATGGAGGCGTGACAGGGAATAGAAGTACAAGGAGAACCGGTGCAGCCGTACAGAAAAGAACTAAAAAGTAAAAAAAATACATTTATAACATTTTGTTAACCCAGCATTCTAACATAAAATGACTTATTTTGCTTGTATGTGTTGTAATTCACATAATTATATTTTACTCTATTATAGTCGGAGAAAATATTTTAAGAGATATAAATTATCTAATTATAAATTAGCTATATGCTAAAAAAAGGAGAAGTGGATATGTCAGAATTGACTAGAGAACAAGGCGAACAGAAAGCCGTCACTCAAGATGAACGTGAACTGTTGGATCAACTTTCCAATCCAGAGGTCCAGGAATCTTTGACCACTTTGGTGAAAGAACTTCCTAAGCTTACAGAATTGGTAACGATCCTTTCAGCTTCTTATGACACGGTGCAGTCTTTTGCGACAGATGAAGTGTTGAAAGAAGATACGGCAGGATTCCTTTCTGAAATCGTAGAACCTGTGAAAACTTCTGTGAAAGATGTAGCTGCTACAGCCATCGAAGCGAAGGATCAGGCAGAGAAGAGCAACGAAGTCATCGGACTATTCGGTCTTCTTAAGATGCTGAAGGATCCACAGGCTCAGAAGCTTTTCCGTTTCGTTAATGCGTACTTGAAAGTTTCAGCAGAACGTAACCACAAATAAATTCTGGAAATGGGGGAACCAACATGTCAAAAAACATAGTCATTCTAGGCGGCGGATACGGCGGATTGCTGGCTGCTCAAAATGTCCGCAAATATATGAGTGAATCAGAAGCGTCCATCACGCTGATCAACAAATTCTCTACTCACCAAATCATTACGGAACTGCACCGTCTTGCAGCGGGTAACATCTCTGAAAAAGCAGCAGCTCTTCCACTTGAGAAACTGCTTAAAGATAAGTCTGTTGATATCAAGATCGCTACAGTAGAGTCCTTCTCTGTAGATAACAAGCAAATCAAACTGGATGATGGCTCCGAGCTTACTTACGATGCACTTGTTGTAGCACTTGGAAGTAAGACAGCTTACTTCGGTATTCCTGGTCTGGAAGAGAACAGCATGGTATTGAAGTCTGCGGAAGAAGCCAACCGTATTCGTAACCACGTAGAAGATCGTATTCGTACGTATGCGCAAACGAAGGACGAAGCTGATGCAACGATCCTTATCGGCGGCGGCGGACTTACAGGTGTTGAGCTTGTTGGTGAACTTGCTGACGAAACTCCGAAACTTGCCCGTAAATACGGTGTGAACCCGTCTGACATCAAGCTTAAGCTTGTTGAAGCTATGCCTAAGATCCTTCCGATGCTTCCGGACAACTTGATCCAGCGTGCAACGGAAAGCCTTGAGAAGCGCGGCGTGGAATTCCTGACGAACCTTCCTGTCACGAACGTAGAAGGAAACGTTGTCGAATTGAAAGATGGTCAGAAGATCGTTACAAACACATTCGTATGGACTGGTGGAGTCCAAGGGAATCCGCTTGTCGGAGAATCAGGCTTGGAAGTCAACCGCGGCCGTGCAACGGTCAACAACTACCTTCAGTCTACTTCTCACGAAGACGTATTCGTTGCCGGAGACAGCGCTGTTTACTTCAAACCGGGTGAGGAGCGTCCTCAACCGCCAACTGCCCAAATCGCTTGGCAGATGGGTGAGCTGATCGGCTACAACCTATACGCTTACTTGAACAAGAAAGACTTCGAAGAGTTCAGCCCTGTTAACTCAGGTACGCTTGCAAGTCTTGGCCGTAAAGATGCGGTAGCTTCTGTAGGTGGCAACGCAACACCACTGAAAGGACTTCCTGCTTCTGTTATGAAAGAAGCGAGTAACGTCCGCTATCTTTCCCACATCAAAGGTCTTTTCGGACTTGCTTATTAAGAAATAAGGAAAGTATAAAAACCGCAGTGCTTGTATGCACTGCGGTTTTATTTTAAGGGTGGAGGAGAGATCGGGCTCCGGGGAATGGGACGCTTTCCACGGGGCGGCCGGTGAGCCCTTCGAAGTCTGCCCATTTCCCACCACCCTCTACCGAAATTGACCTCCTTTACTTAGTTACAGGTAAGGTGAGTTTACACTTGAGGAAGAAAAGGTCGTATTGAATTCCATATAGATTCTTAAACGCTTAAGTTTGTAGACAACTAGAGACCCGCAGGGCTTGTATGCACGGCGGTTTTATTTTTGAGTGTTATTGTGTAAATAGAAAAGAAGCACGGTTCCTTATAGGGGACCGTGCTTCTTTGGTGTTAGACTGCAATA
This sequence is a window from Bacillus sp. SB49. Protein-coding genes within it:
- a CDS encoding GrpB family protein; this translates as MKVRLTDYQKEWQTRFEAEARLLTRIFGKEIISIEHFGSTAVPGMKAKPVIDMMGLVRRIETVDGYASLLEAEGYEAAGEWGIEGRRLFRKGGDQRTHHLHFYQQDNSQIDRHLILRDYLLQHPEEVEAYSRFKEKLAAIHESTSGYSPAKKNYVAQLERRALAWRRDRE
- a CDS encoding DUF1641 domain-containing protein, which gives rise to MSELTREQGEQKAVTQDERELLDQLSNPEVQESLTTLVKELPKLTELVTILSASYDTVQSFATDEVLKEDTAGFLSEIVEPVKTSVKDVAATAIEAKDQAEKSNEVIGLFGLLKMLKDPQAQKLFRFVNAYLKVSAERNHK
- a CDS encoding NAD(P)/FAD-dependent oxidoreductase, with translation MSKNIVILGGGYGGLLAAQNVRKYMSESEASITLINKFSTHQIITELHRLAAGNISEKAAALPLEKLLKDKSVDIKIATVESFSVDNKQIKLDDGSELTYDALVVALGSKTAYFGIPGLEENSMVLKSAEEANRIRNHVEDRIRTYAQTKDEADATILIGGGGLTGVELVGELADETPKLARKYGVNPSDIKLKLVEAMPKILPMLPDNLIQRATESLEKRGVEFLTNLPVTNVEGNVVELKDGQKIVTNTFVWTGGVQGNPLVGESGLEVNRGRATVNNYLQSTSHEDVFVAGDSAVYFKPGEERPQPPTAQIAWQMGELIGYNLYAYLNKKDFEEFSPVNSGTLASLGRKDAVASVGGNATPLKGLPASVMKEASNVRYLSHIKGLFGLAY